Genomic DNA from Mus caroli chromosome 8, CAROLI_EIJ_v1.1, whole genome shotgun sequence:
NNNNNNNNNNNNNNNNNNNNNNNNNNNNNNNNNNNNNNNNNNNNNNNNNNNNNNNNNNNNNNNNNNNNNNNNNNNNNNNNNNNNNNNNNNNNNNNNNNNNNNNNNNNNNNNNNNNNNNNNNNNNNNNNNNNNNNNNNNNNNNNNNNNNNNNNNNNNNNNNNNNNNNNNNNNNNNNNNNNNNNNNNNNNNNNNNNNNNNNNNNNNNNNNNNNNNNNNNNNNNNNNNNNNNNNNNNNNNNNNNNNNNNNNNNNNNNNNNNNNNNNNNNNNNNNNNNNNNNNNNNNNNNNNNNNNNNNNNNNNNNNNNNNNNNNNNNNNNNNNNNNNNNNNNNNNNNNNNNNNNNNNNNNNNNNNNNNNNNNNNNNNNNNNNNNNNNNNNNNNNNNNNNNNNNNNNNNNNNNNNNNNNNNNNNNNNNNNNNNNNNNNNNNNNNNNNNNNNNNNNNNNNNNNNNNNNNNNNNNNNNNNNNNNNNNNNNNNNNNNNNNNNNNNNNNNNNNNNNNNNNNNNNNNNNNNNNNNNNNNNNNNNNNNNNNNNNNNNNNNNNNNNNNNNNNNNNNNNNNNNNNNNNNNNNNNNNNNNNNNNNNNNNNNNNNNNNNNNNNNNNNNNNNNNNNNNNNNNNNNNNNNNNNNNNNNNNNNNNNNNNNNNNNNNNNNNNNNNNNNNNNNNNNNNNNNNNNNNNNNNNNNNNNNNNNNNNNNNNNNNNNNNNNNNNNNNNNNNNNNNNNNNNNNNNNNNNNNNNNNNNNNNNNNNNNNNNNNNNNNNNNNNNNNNNNNNNNNNNNNNNNNNNNNNNNNNNNNNNNNNNNNNNNNNNNNNNNNNNNNNNNNNNNNNNNNNNNNNNNNNNNNNNNNNNNNNNNNNNNNNNNNNNNNNNNNNNNNNNNNNNNNNNNNNNNNNNNNNNNNNNNNNNNNNNNNNNNNNNNNNNNNNNNNNNNNNNNNNNNNNNNNNNNNNNNNNNNNNNNNNNNNNNNNNNNNNNNNNNNNNNNNNNNNNNNNNNNNNNNNNNNNNNNNNNNNNNNNNNNNNNNNNNNNNNNNNNNNNNNNNNNNNNNNNNNNNNNNNNNNNNNNNNNNNNNNNNNNNNNNNNNNNNNNNNNNNNNNNNNNNNNNNNNNNNNNNNNNNNNNNNNNNNNNNNNNNNNNNNNNNNNNNNNNNNNNNNNNNNNNNNNNNNNNNNNNNNNNNNNNNNNNNNNNNNNNNNNNNNNNNNNNNNNNNNNNNNNNNNNNNNNNNNNNNNNNNNNNNNNNNNNNNNNNNNNNNNNNNNNNNNNNNNNNNNNNNNNNNNNNNNNNNNNNNNNNNNNNNNNNNNNNNNNNNNNNNNNNNNNNNNNNNNNNNNNNNNNNNNNNNNNNNNNNNNNNNNNNNNNNNNNNNNNNNNNNNNNNNNNNNNNNNNNNNNNNNNNNNNNNNNNNNNNNNNNNNNNNNNNNNNNNNNNNNNNNNNNNNNNNNNNNNNNNNNNNNNNNNNNNNNNNNNNNNNNNNNNNNNNNNNNNNNNNNNNNNNNNNNNNNNNNNNNNNNNNNNNNNNNNNNNNNNNNNNNNNNNNNNNNNNNNNNNNNNNNNNNNNNNNNNNNNNNNNNNNNNNNNNNNNNNNNNNNNNNNNNNNNNNNNNNACGTCTTTTTGTTACTGTCACTTAGTCCCTCTTGACACACACACGCCGTAAGGAGGCTTATCTGGTCCTGCGCCTGTCCCCAGTCTTTCTGGTGGGATCCCTGAAGAGGCTCTGAGTGGGTACAAATTCCCCCTCTTATCTTGTGCCCAGGGGCTGTGAGttttcatccttctctctcaGTGATTCAGTGCATTTTAGATGTACTCTGATGAGTTTTGTGTGGGCAGGTCCTGNACTCTGTCCCAGGCAGACAGGAGTTTGCAGCCCCCCTTTCCTTGGAGGGACCTGGCTCTCCTTTTGCTGTAGGCTGGTCCTTTGCCCCCTTGACCTCAGCTCTCTGGTGGGTTGCAAGAACACTAGGACTAGCTAAGATTTTATAGACTCTACAGCTTTTCTTCGTTTTGAGATGAAGACCAACATAGAATTTTACATCtgcaagaatattttcttttttaacttctaGAACCTTTTAAAACCAGAGCTTTGAATTTTGCTGCTTCATTTGGGTGCAGTTAAATCCCAATTCTCAAATGAATTAGCACTAAAAGCGTGACTTATATCCTTGCAGAAACTTGGGGACCATGGCAGCCGTGGAGCCCGTGTAGCACCACGTGCGGGGATGCTGTCCGAGAGCGTCGCCGCCTGTGTGTCACTTCTTTCCCCTCCAGACCCAGCTGCTCTGGAATGTCCTCAGAGACCTCTCCATGCTCCCTGGAGGAGTGTGCTGGTAGGTGTTCTTGCTTCCTTTCAGTCACTCCTCAGAGCCTCTGTCAGCCAGGCCTGNCTGGGAANCAACCACCGTTCTGTTCAGAGGAAGCTTGCTGCTCTGTACTTTGTACTTTGTACTCTGTACTTTGTCTGGCTTTGTACTTAGCAGTGTCTGAGACGCTGGAGTAGTTGGGATAGTAACTTGCNNNNNNNNNNNNNNNNNNNNNNNNNNNNNNNNNNNNNNNNNNNNNNNNNNNNNNNNNNNNNNNNNNNNNNNNNNNNNNNNNNNNNNNNNNNNNNNNNNNNNNNNNNNNNNNNNNNNNNNNNNNNNNNNNNNNNNNNNNNNNNNNNNNNNNNNNNNNNNNNNNNNNNNNNNNNNNNNNNNNNNNNNNNNNNNNNNNNNNNNNNNNNNNNNNNNNNNNNNNNNNNNNNNNNNNNNNNNNNNNNNNNNNNNNNNNNNNNNNNNNNNNNNNNNNNNNNNNNNNNNNNNNNNNNNNNNNNNNNNNNNNNNNNNNNNNNNNNNNNNNNNNNNNNNNNNNNNNNNNNNNNNNNNNNNNNNNNNNNNNNNNNNNNNNNNNNNNNNNNNNNNNNNNNNNNNNNNNNNNNNNNNNNNNNNNNNNNNNNNNNNNNNNNNNNNNNNNNNNNNNNNNNNNNNNNNNNNCCACCATGCTCTGCTTGTAGCTGTAATTTTTCCCTCTGTGTCTCCCCTACCTGTCATCTCAGAGATTGCACAAAGGGAGCACGGAGACTGTCAACTGTCAAAATGAAGCAGTTgtttccccatccccaccccctgcccctgtTCAGTGGCCTAAGCTTATTTATTACCAATTCTATTTGGGAGGAGGgggtaggaatttttttttcttgccatccACAGGGACTGGACTTTTCTGCACTTTCTAAGCATAATCAAGGTCTCTCCTGGGAGGTTCTCTAAGGGTATTTGATGTAAGTGGTCTGTGAAGAGGATGATCAATTGTCGGAGCCAGGTTTGCTTTCTCCATGGAGCTGAATGGCACTTACTCATGGTTACAGTGATGGCGGCGGCTCCTTGTTTTCCTCACACCAGCCACCCCCTGAGAAGCAGCTTGGTTGGTTGGCCAGCTTTTGCTGTGGTCCTGACCTTTAGATAAAGTTCCTCTGCTGAGGCCCACCTTCTCATATGCTCTGTTTCCAGATTCAAAGGCATTCTTAGTTTTTGTCCTTTGGGGATTGGAAGGAACTAGATGCTTTCCTGTGTTTGGATCTCAGAGAACCTTTGAGCTAAAACCGTAGGCATCCAGCAGCCTTTCCTAGTGCCCTCACCTGTGTTCTTGGAAGNTCTTTCTTGTTATTTGTCTTTCAGCCAGTGCTGTAGGCCCTGTCTCCCTTGCTTTAGAGTCTGACAAATGTTATTCTCCANTTTGTCTTCTTCTTGCAACCCTAGCCTAGTCTCTTCTTTTCACTGTCAGCAACCCCATCTTCTTTAAAAAGACTCGAACCCTTCAAAGGAAATTGCATCTGAGCatgtaaagatatttttttcttttcttaacatttaaaatttttgcatGTACATGAACTtttgagtgcatgcatgtgccatggGACTTATGTAGAGGTCATAGGATAATTTCCAGACATTTGTTCTTTTTGCTGTGTGGACTCTGGAagttaaactcaggttgtcagtgcCTGTGGCAAGTGCCctgtaaatatatcttttatccaccagatgtaattgtcttCTTGGACAATTGTGCTAAATAAGCTCANcctttctagttctttctgaactctgactggctagttcaactcagctgttctggctcNAAATCCTCTAAGCTTCTCAATCcagtttctcttggcttctgagtgaattgttctgcttgaccTCAACTTTGGTaatctgttctaattttctggccCCTCCTCACTTTCTGGCATGTTCTATCTTTACCTGCAACCTGTCTCAGTAAAATTGTCCTGGTtactgcctctcctctctcccctcccccgctTCCTGTACCTTTTTCTCTTAAattgcctctctttcctgtctgttctagTGAGACTTGGCTGTATCCTCTCTCTGACTGAGTCTGTCAAATCTTTCACtggttcatcactttgtctgcccctcaattagatgttactttcaaacatggctgcttccttctacaaactagccTTACTtacattgtttggaattaaaggtgtgtactaagcatgtttgtattccagccagggggattaaaggtgtgtcattccAGCCAGATTACACAGACCTAGAATGTCTTtggatcccttgccagagcagccatgttgctgaattatAAAATTCCTCTATAGTACCctcacctgctaagccatctctccagtcccagccaTTTTTCTTATCATTATTGTGTGAACAACACAGTATGGCAACTAGTTATACAACTTTTGTACTATAATGGGCAATATAGGTGACCTAAGAATGTCTTCAGGAGCAAGAGGATGTATGTAAACTCTGTGCAAATAATACACCTACAGAATCTGATGTCTCCAAACATCCAAGAGACAATGCTCAGGACTCTACACCCTGCACATTCTAAAGGAAGGCTCTGGGCACATGGAAGTGCTTTGCCCAGGGTCACAAAATGAGGGATCCAAAGGAATAGTACCAACTCCACAGTAAGCTGCCTGTCTTAAATACTTTGCCTTTATGTTTGTGTCAGTGNGGCTTTCTGGAAGAGGCATCAGCAAGTGGAAGTAGCAGTTGATTTGGGAGAAACATGATTCTATTTCATGTCCTGACATCTAACTTCTGTTATAATGGNTGGGGTTTGGAAATGCACATGTTCTTAACAAGAGAGCTAAGTACCAAATGTTCCCTTTCTTGTACACCGAGGGCCTGAGATAAATGATTAGTTGGATAAAATTATCTTTCCATGTATTTGCTTTTTCCTATTCTCTGTCTGCCACTGTCTAGAGAGGTAAAGACTGACTTAACGACAGGGCCATCCCCTTTGCTTGGCATCTAGGAAGGGTTACATATGGCAGGGATGGGCCAGACTAGCAGctattttccagttgtgtttgttttgaagttTCCAGACAGAGTCAGAAGGTAATAGAGCAGAGAAAGCAACTTGTGATGTGGGACAGGAATGTTGCTATACCCTGTCATCAGCCATCATGGCCTATAAAGGAAGTGATACATCAGGGAACAGACATTCACCAATTGTTGGTGCTCAATCAAGGATCCAGAGTTTTAACTGGCTATAGAAGGAAATGCTTTGGTGTCcctgtctgaggacagctatgtAACACTTCAATGAGAGAGTACAACAGCCCATGCTGTATAATAGTGATCCTTTTGctagttatttttaataatgaatgAATCAGTCAATTATACTAAGGTTTGTTGAGCACAACTGTGTGCAGGTTAGTTAACTGTGAATAGAACCAGGAATATGTTGACTTTACTGACAAGATACATCCTTGTCTTGAAATGTGATACAGCAGCCTGGAAGGTACATAGAGAAATGTAATATAATACAAGGCCTGAAATGATAAAGGTACACACAGCTTCCTACAGTAGCATGTAGGGTGAAAATCTATACTGGGGACAGCTCAGTTCTCAAAGCAGGCAGTGCTTGAGCTGAAGTTTGGGAAGGGAGACTGTACCACTCAGGCCAGCAAGCTAGGCTAGggaggtttttaaaaagtgactgaAGGCATCGGAGAAAACAGCCCAGAGANTTGAANGCTACAACAAGCTCACTGTAGCTAGACATTGGTGCNctaggaggagacaggaagagtaaGGCNTTCTGATAGGTCTCAAAGGGTTGAGCCTGTGTAGAGTGCCCATGAATNGTGGCAATAGGGATTCAGGGAGAGGTGGGGCATGTACAACTGGATGTGACAAGTGACAGGCATGAAGGATGAAAACCAGAACTCTTATCTAATGCTGCCCACTGAATGGCCTGTGAAAGTGTAGTCCCTTAAAATTAGGTACATCAGGAGAAAGCACGGGTTCTNgggagaggaggagaaagagctaGGGATGTAGATCAGAGATAAGAGCCCTGAGATGTCTGAGACCCTAGATTCATCCTCTAGATGGATGCTAAATATAGATGGTTTTGCTCATGTTTTTCTTGCTAATAGAATGACTTGTAATCATTGAAGCAAACAGAGCAGGGGCAGGGAGTTGAAAGAGTCACAAAATGGCAGACAGTAACATGGGACTAAACTATAAGGTGACTGTTAGGCGCTCACTCGTGAGCACAGGAAGAACTGTTCTTCAGGAGGCTAAGTTAGTGATAGATCAGCAGATGTGGACTTGTCTTCCACTAGGCAGGGCGGGAAGACAGGGAGTATGAGGGGCTATGGGAGTGTGGGGCTGAAGAAGGTCTTTCTAAGGTAGAGTGTGCACATGTTTCCATGCAGAGAAACAGGCAGCACAGGGAAGTCACCCCTTGGGAAAGGGCNGCTTAGAGAGCGTTGGTGGGTGGACCCACTTTTTCCAGGagcacccaccccctcccactgcaGGTGTGAGAAAGAGACCAGCAGAGGTGCAGGAGCTGCTGTGCTCATGGCACGAGAAGCTCCATGAGGACCTGGGGTTGGGCATTGCAGAAGAGCAGAGGCGTAGCCATGAGTTGTCTCTAACTTTGCTCAGACATTAGGTGCATCAGCTGAGAATTCACANGCCTAGGTCCTTTAACATGGACTCTTGCTTCAGGCTAGGGtgggaaatggtttatttcatcttacacattACAGCCTACCCCTGAGGAAAACGGAGCAgagatctggaggcaggaaccgaaGTGGAGAACACAGAGGAGTGCTGTTACCTGCTTGCTCCCAGGTTCCTGTTTAGCTACCTTTCTAATACAGACCAGGTCCACCTGCCCAAGGATGGTATTGCCCGAAGTGGGCTGGGACCTACAGACATGCCCTAAGGATAACTGGATGGAGGCAGTTTCTCCGTTGAGGCTTCACCCTCTGAAGTATATCGAATTGGCAATCAGATCTTGCAGAGGCCTGAAGTACAAttatctgtagctccagctccaaggaatttgaaccctctcctgccctctgagggcaccatctttcatgtgcatgcacacataatcaCAGGAACACAGTAcacgtatgtgcacatgcatacacacatgcattcacgtgcacaagtgcacatgcgcacatacaaacatacaaataaaaaaagagcctgatattaaaaaaaaaaaaagacctatcaTGTGTAACAGCTTTCAGCTGAAAGGGTTGGGGAGTCACTCTGTGGGGTGGACAGGCTTCTTCATCTGCGACGAGGAACCCAAATGAGGCTCCCTCTGAAGAGAGATGGAGTGTGAAGAGTCAGTAATCAGGTNTGCTCTGGAGACAGTAGAAAAGCACAAGAGAAACGCTGGGAGTGGATGAGGTGACAAAACACGTAGGACCATAGAGAAAAAGGGACAGGTGACCTAGTGGACAGCAATGGGCGTGGGTGGGGGGCAGTGAGGTCAAGTGGCAATCCGAATCAGGTTTTCAGGCAATACAGGCTGAGACTCTGTGGGGGCTCTGTACCTTCACAAAACGCCTTGATTGTGAGACACACGGTAGAGTTCAGATATAAAGGCAGCACCTCCATTTGGATGCTGGGAAGGGTCGTGACAGTGGAGAGCAGAAATTCAGGATGCTTCCCTCTCGGGAGGATGGGTTCTGGATGTCAGAATGGGCCAAGTGATGTACTACCCGTCTAATAGTCACTGTTTTCCTCGGCGAGTCTTGCTAATTGTGAAAGGTTAGGTACTGTTTACATGAATCTGGTTTTGAGTTTTGTACCTAAAGGTTCCCCGCGTGTACGCTTAATTATAGCTAGCCCACATCCCCATCCTCATAAGCGGGGAGAATCTTGGCAGGAGTGACTGAGCAGAGGTCTCTCGGTCGTGGCTTCCCCTGCAGCCTCATTTCTGTGGTCCCTGTTTTTGCAGGGTTTTCAATTTACTGTTCATCTTGTTTGCCTTCAGCTCTTAGCATGAATCCAAGTGCTTGGTTCTTTCCCTCCGCTTTTATTGCTCTACCTGGGGCAACTGCTTAGGCCCTAAAACCACGCAGAGAAATCAACATaagagaatatattttgttttaactttttttttctttttcaagttttcCGTCCACCAGGCCCATCGCCTATTCCACCCCAGGACCCGGTGAAGTCCAACAACGTGGTGACCGTCACAGGGATCTCCCTGTGCCTGTTCATCATCTTTGCCACGGTGCTCATCACTCTCTGGAGGAGGTTCGGCCGAGCCCCCAAATGCAGCACGCCTGCTCGCCACAACTCCATTCATTCCCCTGGCTTCCGGAAGAACTCGGATGAAGAGAACATCTGCGAGCTGAGTGAGCCTCGAGGAAGCTTCTCGGATGCGGGTGATGGACCTAGGGGAAGCCCAGGGGACACGGGCATCCCATTGACTTACAGGTGCAGTGCGTCAGCGCCTCCTGAGGATGAGGCCTCGGGCAGTGAGAGCTTCCAGTCCAACGCGCAGAAGATCATCCCACCCTTATTTAGCTACCGCCTTGCCCAGCAGCagctgaaggagatgaagaagaaagggCTGACTGAGACCACCAAAGTGTACCACGTGTCTCAGAGCCCCCTGACAGACACTGTAGTGGATGCCACGGCCAGCCCTCCCTTAGACCTGGAATGCCCGGAAGAGGCTGCAGCAAGCAAGTTCCGAATCAAATCTCCATTTCTGGACCAGCCTGGGGCAGGTACCGGGGAAAGGCCTCCCTCCAGGCTGGATGGCATTGTGCCTCCTCCTGGCTGTGCGGTCAGTCCCAGCCAGACCCTGATCCGCAAGTCGCAGATAAGGTCGACCGGtggcagagatggctcatcggaGAGGTGCCACTCCAGAAGTTCCCTCTTCAGGAGGACTGCTAGTTTTCATGAAACCAAGCAGTCTCGCCCTTTCCGGGAGAGGAGTTTGTCAGCCCTGACTCCCCGCCAGGTCCCCGCCTACAGTTCCAGGATGAGGACCTGGGACCAGCTGGAGGATAGGTGTCGGCCTCCCAGTCGAAGTACCCACCTGCTTCCAGAGAGAACAGAGCACTTCCAAGGGGCAGGTCGGACCAGCAGTCCTTTGGGTCCACTCTCCAAATCCTACACTGTGGGGCATCCCAGGAGGAAACCGGACCCAGGGGATCGTCAGGCCGGATTGGTGGCAGGAGCTGAGAAAATGGAGCCTCACCGAGCTCACAGGGGACCGTCCCCCAGTCACAGGAGTGCCTCAAGGAAGCAGTCTTCCCCCATTTTCCTCAAAGATAGCTACCAGAAAGTCAGTCAGCTTAGCCCTTCTCACTTCAGAAAAGATAAATGCCAGAGCTTCCCCATCCACCCCGAGTTCGCCTTCTATGACAATACCTCTTTCCGCCTCACCGAGGCTGAGCAGAGAATGCTGGACCTCCCAGGATACTTCGGCTCCAACGAAGAGGACGAAACCACAAGTACACTTAGTGTGGAGAAGTTAGTGATCTAGGCTAGGAAGCAGCAGGGTTCACCCNGGGTCCTTCACCCCGCTGGCAATATCCCCTCCTCACATACTTTCTGTTGGCT
This window encodes:
- the Thsd1 gene encoding thrombospondin type-1 domain-containing protein 1 isoform X1, which produces MLWEANTNRTLTTKYLLTNQAQGTLQFECFYFKEAGDYWFVMIPEVTDNGTQVPLWEKSAFLKVEWPVFHIDLNRTAKAAEGTFQVGVFTTQPLCLFPVDKPDMLVDIIFTDRLPEARTSLGQPLEIRASKRTKLTQGQWVEFGCAPVGVEAYVTVMLRLLGQDSVIASTGPIDLAQKFGYKLMMAPEVTCESVLEVMVLPPPCVXVQGVLAVYKEAPKHPEERTFQMAENRLPLGERRTVFNCTLFDVGKNKYCFNFGIVKKSHFSAKECMLIQRNIETWGPWQPWSPCSTTCGDAVRERRRLCVTSFPSRPSCSGMSSETSPCSLEECAVFRPPGPSPIPPQDPVKSNNVVTVTGISLCLFIIFATVLITLWRRFGRAPKCSTPARHNSIHSPGFRKNSDEENICELSEPRGSFSDAGDGPRGSPGDTGIPLTYRCSASAPPEDEASGSESFQSNAQKIIPPLFSYRLAQQQLKEMKKKGLTETTKVYHVSQSPLTDTVVDATASPPLDLECPEEAAASKFRIKSPFLDQPGAGTGERPPSRLDGIVPPPGCAVSPSQTLIRKSQIRSTGGRDGSSERCHSRSSLFRRTASFHETKQSRPFRERSLSALTPRQVPAYSSRMRTWDQLEDRCRPPSRSTHLLPERTEHFQGAGRTSSPLGPLSKSYTVGHPRRKPDPGDRQAGLVAGAEKMEPHRAHRGPSPSHRSASRKQSSPIFLKDSYQKVSQLSPSHFRKDKCQSFPIHPEFAFYDNTSFRLTEAEQRMLDLPGYFGSNEEDETTSTLSVEKLVI
- the Thsd1 gene encoding thrombospondin type-1 domain-containing protein 1 isoform X2 — translated: MLWEANTNRTLTTKYLLTNQAQGTLQFECFYFKEAGDYWFVMIPEVTDNGTQVPLWEKSAFLKVEWPVFHIDLNRTAKAAEGTFQVGVFTTQPLCLFPVDKPDMLVDIIFTDRLPEARTSLGQPLEIRASKRTKLTQGQWVEFGCAPVGVEAYVTVMLRLLGQDSVIASTGPIDLAQKFGYKLMMAPEVTCESVLEVMVLPPPCVXVQGVLAVYKEAPKHPEERTFQMAENRLPLGERRTVFNCTLFDVGKNKYCFNFGIVKKSHFSAKECMLIQRNIVFRPPGPSPIPPQDPVKSNNVVTVTGISLCLFIIFATVLITLWRRFGRAPKCSTPARHNSIHSPGFRKNSDEENICELSEPRGSFSDAGDGPRGSPGDTGIPLTYRCSASAPPEDEASGSESFQSNAQKIIPPLFSYRLAQQQLKEMKKKGLTETTKVYHVSQSPLTDTVVDATASPPLDLECPEEAAASKFRIKSPFLDQPGAGTGERPPSRLDGIVPPPGCAVSPSQTLIRKSQIRSTGGRDGSSERCHSRSSLFRRTASFHETKQSRPFRERSLSALTPRQVPAYSSRMRTWDQLEDRCRPPSRSTHLLPERTEHFQGAGRTSSPLGPLSKSYTVGHPRRKPDPGDRQAGLVAGAEKMEPHRAHRGPSPSHRSASRKQSSPIFLKDSYQKVSQLSPSHFRKDKCQSFPIHPEFAFYDNTSFRLTEAEQRMLDLPGYFGSNEEDETTSTLSVEKLVI